One Sporocytophaga myxococcoides DNA segment encodes these proteins:
- the trpA gene encoding tryptophan synthase subunit alpha, giving the protein MDTKIQLKNRLTTAFSDSKKPLLNIYFTAGYPALNDTLPVLRALQNSGVDMVEIGMPFSDPLADGPVIQRSSEIALENGMTIKGLFQQIKEMRKEIHIPVLLMGYINPVLRYGVEKFCEDAAAVGVDGVIIPDLPVREYIEDYEEIFQKNNLSNIFLVTPHTSPERLKLIDEHATGFIYAVSTDSTTGNTKDIRQQEAYFSKLKASGLKNPLMIGFNVRDKESFCFATDYANGAIIGSAFVKAITGSKNLEKDIDVFIKGIR; this is encoded by the coding sequence ATGGATACTAAAATTCAGTTAAAGAACAGATTGACTACGGCTTTCAGCGATAGTAAAAAGCCTTTGCTAAACATATATTTTACAGCAGGATATCCTGCTTTGAATGACACACTTCCTGTACTCAGAGCATTGCAGAATTCCGGAGTGGACATGGTGGAAATCGGAATGCCGTTTTCCGATCCTCTGGCTGATGGACCTGTAATCCAGAGAAGCAGTGAAATTGCACTCGAAAATGGAATGACCATAAAAGGACTTTTTCAGCAGATAAAAGAAATGCGTAAGGAAATTCATATTCCGGTTTTGCTGATGGGCTATATCAATCCTGTTTTGAGATATGGTGTTGAAAAGTTCTGTGAAGATGCGGCAGCCGTTGGAGTCGATGGTGTAATTATTCCTGATTTACCAGTTAGAGAATATATTGAAGACTACGAAGAAATCTTCCAGAAGAATAATCTTTCCAACATTTTCCTTGTAACTCCTCACACATCTCCGGAGCGTTTGAAACTTATTGATGAGCATGCTACTGGATTTATCTATGCTGTTTCTACGGACAGTACAACTGGAAACACAAAAGATATCAGGCAACAAGAGGCTTATTTTTCCAAGTTAAAAGCATCAGGATTAAAAAATCCATTAATGATCGGATTCAATGTAAGGGATAAAGAATCGTTTTGCTTCGCAACGGATTATGCTAATGGAGCGATTATTGGAAGCGCATTTGTAAAAGCGATTACAGGAAGCAAAAACCTGGAGAAGGATATTGACGTTTTCATAAAAGGTATCAGATAA
- the feoB gene encoding ferrous iron transport protein B, translated as MSIEKTTRLKVALLGNPNAGKSSLFNHLTGLNQKIGNFPGVTVDKKTGTSKISDNLYAEIIDLPGTYSLYPKSLDEQIVLDLLHSKKDPSSPDLLLVVIDASTFKRNMLLFTQIRDLGFPVILVLNMLDLAEQHGIKIDPLKLEKELNVPIVAINARTGAGIRELKAAIACPVHTPPESYYKPGPLASGIISEVKENFSLENDYQAILLAHQYDNMRGLPQKEKEELARLVKKWSFDSKVFQSKETIARYDVITRILKETVEEKSVDDKELTSTKIDRILTHKVFGYLLFFFILLVLFQSIFAWASFPMDLIDGGIAWINGALKQNLPGGPFTDLLTDGLIAGLGGVLIFIPQIAILFAFIAVLEESGYMSRVMFLMDKLMRPFGMSGRSVVPLISGVACAVPAIMSTRSIENWKERLITIFVTPLMSCSARIPVFTILIALVVPEKDILGFFNLQGIVLMALYLLGFLSAIISGFVMNKILQNKQRSFFIMELPSYRIPRWKNVGLTIYEKVKTFVLEAGKVIVAISVVLWVLASYGPGDIETKALDEVRQEQPELAESTPDFDNAVSGKKLELSYAGKFGHFIEPVIRPLGFDWKIGVALITSFAAREVFIGTMSTIYSVGDSGDDEATIKQRMKEEINPKTGGPMYTPALAFSLLIFYLFAMQCMSTLAVVYRETKGWTWPLIQLVYMTGLAYGLSFITYHIFS; from the coding sequence ATGTCTATTGAAAAAACAACGAGGTTAAAAGTTGCCCTTCTGGGTAATCCTAATGCCGGTAAATCTTCACTGTTTAACCACCTTACCGGTTTAAATCAAAAAATCGGAAATTTTCCCGGAGTCACTGTAGATAAGAAAACTGGTACCAGTAAAATCAGTGACAATCTGTATGCTGAGATAATTGACCTTCCAGGGACATACAGTCTTTACCCAAAATCGCTGGATGAGCAAATAGTCCTGGATCTGCTGCACAGCAAAAAAGATCCGTCTTCTCCCGATCTCCTTCTGGTTGTGATAGATGCCTCTACTTTTAAGAGGAATATGCTGTTATTTACCCAGATCAGAGATCTTGGTTTTCCGGTCATTCTTGTTCTCAATATGCTTGACCTTGCAGAGCAGCATGGGATTAAGATTGATCCTCTTAAACTTGAAAAAGAGCTTAATGTACCAATAGTAGCTATTAATGCGAGAACAGGAGCAGGTATCCGTGAGCTAAAAGCCGCTATTGCCTGTCCTGTGCATACTCCGCCTGAAAGTTATTATAAACCGGGGCCACTGGCTTCAGGAATTATATCCGAAGTAAAAGAGAACTTTTCTCTGGAAAATGACTATCAGGCTATTTTGCTTGCACATCAGTATGACAACATGCGAGGGCTTCCTCAAAAGGAAAAAGAGGAGCTTGCAAGACTTGTTAAAAAGTGGAGTTTTGACTCAAAAGTATTTCAATCCAAAGAAACAATTGCAAGATATGATGTCATTACCCGGATTCTCAAGGAAACTGTTGAAGAGAAGTCCGTTGATGACAAGGAGTTAACCTCAACAAAAATCGACAGAATACTTACCCATAAAGTATTCGGGTATCTGCTATTCTTTTTCATTTTACTTGTTCTGTTTCAGTCCATTTTTGCATGGGCATCCTTTCCGATGGATTTGATTGATGGGGGAATTGCCTGGATAAATGGAGCATTAAAGCAAAATCTTCCTGGCGGACCTTTTACTGATCTTCTTACAGATGGTCTCATTGCCGGTCTAGGCGGGGTTCTTATTTTCATTCCTCAGATTGCCATTCTATTTGCTTTTATCGCTGTCCTGGAAGAGTCTGGGTATATGTCCAGGGTAATGTTTCTGATGGATAAGCTCATGCGTCCATTCGGAATGAGCGGTCGTAGCGTAGTACCTCTTATTTCAGGTGTTGCCTGTGCTGTTCCCGCTATTATGTCAACGAGAAGCATTGAAAATTGGAAAGAAAGGCTTATTACAATCTTTGTCACACCTTTGATGAGTTGTTCAGCGAGGATTCCGGTTTTTACCATTCTTATTGCATTAGTTGTTCCTGAGAAAGATATTCTTGGCTTCTTTAATCTTCAGGGAATTGTCTTAATGGCTTTATACCTGCTGGGTTTTCTTTCGGCAATCATTTCAGGATTTGTAATGAATAAAATTCTGCAGAACAAGCAGAGAAGCTTTTTCATTATGGAACTTCCTTCTTATAGAATTCCAAGATGGAAAAATGTAGGTTTAACGATTTATGAGAAAGTTAAAACCTTTGTTCTGGAAGCCGGGAAAGTAATTGTAGCAATTTCCGTTGTACTTTGGGTGCTTGCAAGTTATGGTCCTGGTGATATAGAAACAAAGGCTCTTGACGAAGTAAGGCAGGAACAGCCTGAGCTGGCAGAATCAACTCCTGATTTTGATAATGCAGTTTCGGGTAAAAAATTGGAACTTTCGTATGCAGGTAAGTTCGGACATTTTATAGAACCTGTTATTAGACCTTTAGGGTTTGACTGGAAAATTGGAGTAGCCCTTATCACTTCTTTTGCAGCGAGAGAAGTATTCATCGGAACTATGTCCACAATTTATAGTGTGGGAGACAGTGGAGACGACGAAGCAACAATCAAACAAAGAATGAAAGAGGAAATCAATCCAAAAACAGGGGGCCCGATGTATACACCTGCCCTTGCTTTTTCTTTGCTGATATTTTATCTGTTTGCCATGCAGTGTATGAGTACGCTGGCTGTTGTATATAGAGAAACTAAAGGCTGGACCTGGCCATTGATACAATTAGTCTATATGACTGGTCTTGCTTACGGCTTGAGTTTTATTACATATCATATATTTAGTTAA
- the trpC gene encoding indole-3-glycerol phosphate synthase TrpC, translated as MNILDKIIERKIKEVEQRKRLTPASVLEKSAYFELPNISFRKFLTDPSRTGIIAEFKRKSPSRGVINDKVTVEEVVSAYDCFGASAVSVLTDIDFFGGSDEDLLHARDVIKCPILRKEFIIDEYQILEAKSMGANVILLIAAVLEPKRLKALAAFTKSLGMEVLMEVHDLEELEANHWDEIDAIGVNNRNLKTFEVSLETSYKLSEEIPDRFIKVSESGIHDAKTILQLKEYGFEGFLIGENFMKNTNPGEAFGAFTNELKELQLKQFQTKKPI; from the coding sequence ATGAACATACTTGATAAAATCATCGAGCGCAAAATAAAGGAAGTGGAGCAGAGAAAAAGGCTTACTCCTGCAAGTGTGCTTGAAAAGTCGGCTTACTTTGAATTGCCTAATATTTCTTTCAGAAAGTTTCTTACAGATCCATCAAGAACAGGAATCATTGCAGAGTTTAAAAGAAAGTCTCCGTCTAGAGGCGTAATCAATGATAAAGTTACAGTAGAAGAAGTTGTTTCTGCTTATGATTGTTTTGGAGCAAGCGCTGTTTCTGTTTTGACAGACATTGATTTCTTCGGTGGATCGGATGAAGATCTGCTCCATGCAAGAGATGTAATCAAATGTCCGATTCTGAGGAAAGAGTTTATCATTGATGAGTATCAGATTCTGGAAGCAAAATCTATGGGAGCTAACGTAATTCTCCTGATTGCTGCCGTATTGGAACCTAAGAGACTTAAAGCGCTGGCGGCATTTACCAAAAGCCTTGGCATGGAAGTGTTGATGGAAGTACATGACCTTGAAGAGCTGGAAGCCAATCACTGGGATGAAATAGATGCTATTGGTGTGAACAATAGAAATTTAAAAACGTTTGAAGTGAGCCTTGAAACATCTTATAAACTTTCAGAGGAAATTCCGGATAGATTTATTAAGGTTTCTGAAAGTGGAATTCATGATGCCAAGACTATTCTTCAATTAAAAGAATATGGCTTTGAAGGATTTCTGATCGGTGAAAATTTTATGAAAAACACAAATCCAGGAGAGGCATTTGGAGCTTTCACAAACGAATTAAAAGAATTGCAGCTGAAGCAATTTCAAACAAAAAAACCTATTTAA
- a CDS encoding glycosyl hydrolase family 8, producing MKKKFTLLLLCLVSVFQIQVMMAQTPTYVYPQNRSYPYGFQQNVKSKTEASAIADSWYNDWKSRWVETCGSGVSRVKDGDGKTYSEGIGYGMLLAVYRGDKTLFDGLWQFYKNNVNNDHGLMHWCRANCGGAECFGGGGSNNGATDGDLDAAMALVIASCQWPSGPYSNDAKSLITKIKNYEFTTCNGLTVQKAGDWFGGCNCTNPSYFSPGYYRAFAQFVPEQSSFWLKAADDSYTVLLASAHPTTGLIPAWSDANGGLGGSGDCELRAEDGGGSRSDYQFDAARAPWRIAIDYLWWGTPNAKSWLTKLTGWVKSGPGISGIKAGYKRDGTQNVDYRNSAFTGAFALAAMASSQDDANSFFNWWTANSVSSGNVGSRLDDAPYFQNSLRTIYALLATGNMWYPCGNVPPPSSCKKPNLGADISMCGSSFPVTLQSKTNGGGNIRFTWKKTSPSAVTLVTSSSNAADANYSVTAANGAGTYVVVRDSVDNTGKVVCTQTDEIVISATLQTPALGADKVLCNPASYNLTPSNLSSFPSGTTWQWQKNGVNINGATSSTLSNVNEVGTYKLTASISGCNSTSDEIKLTSSLPTPVNGCRSSAGTVTLSVSGGTAPYSWYSSSSGGSALSTGNTYTTPSISSTTTYYVQDASGGGTKGNVGPVNNTIGTVWDGNDYAYKLKFDALSAFTLNSVTVYPNAAGTLTVRVLKSDKTTVVASKSFTISGSGGSQVLDLGFSIPQGTDYYMDGTVSGGAKLHMNGGGATYPYTLSGVVSIKGTDPDWIVGNGWYLYYYNWNVSVGNGCARLPVVATINASCTSTPPVQPQISGPDNVGQGETVTYTVTQIQGVTYNWSVSGGAQILSGQGTNSVVIKFGNDDASISVVASNTGGTSVSPAKLIDVRPAGINDGQAGSIKIYPNPSNHEFLMDLSTLQGEAIVKVYDLNSNLLVDQKEVLSSSQVAFGADYPAGFYIIELITDKGNFRCKLVKQ from the coding sequence ATGAAGAAAAAATTTACCCTATTGCTGCTTTGTCTTGTTTCTGTTTTTCAGATACAGGTAATGATGGCTCAGACCCCCACCTATGTTTATCCTCAAAACAGGAGTTATCCTTATGGATTTCAGCAAAATGTCAAAAGTAAAACAGAAGCTTCTGCTATTGCTGATTCCTGGTATAATGACTGGAAATCCAGATGGGTGGAAACATGCGGAAGTGGAGTTTCAAGAGTAAAAGATGGTGACGGAAAAACTTATTCTGAAGGCATTGGTTATGGGATGCTACTCGCTGTGTATAGAGGGGACAAAACACTTTTTGATGGTTTATGGCAATTTTATAAAAATAATGTAAATAATGATCATGGATTAATGCATTGGTGTCGTGCTAATTGTGGTGGGGCTGAATGTTTTGGTGGAGGAGGCTCAAATAACGGGGCAACCGATGGAGATCTAGATGCGGCAATGGCATTGGTCATAGCCAGTTGTCAGTGGCCGTCTGGTCCGTATTCAAATGATGCAAAGAGTTTAATAACCAAAATAAAGAATTATGAATTCACAACTTGCAATGGTTTAACTGTTCAAAAAGCAGGAGACTGGTTTGGAGGTTGTAACTGTACAAACCCATCCTATTTTTCCCCCGGATATTATAGAGCATTTGCTCAGTTCGTGCCGGAACAGTCATCGTTCTGGCTAAAAGCTGCAGATGACAGTTATACTGTATTGTTGGCTTCTGCTCATCCTACTACAGGCTTAATTCCTGCGTGGAGTGATGCTAATGGTGGGCTTGGTGGATCAGGGGATTGCGAGCTAAGAGCAGAAGACGGTGGTGGTTCAAGATCCGATTATCAGTTTGATGCTGCAAGAGCACCCTGGAGAATTGCAATAGACTATTTATGGTGGGGAACTCCTAACGCCAAAAGCTGGCTTACTAAACTAACCGGCTGGGTTAAAAGTGGTCCGGGTATCAGCGGTATCAAGGCTGGCTATAAAAGAGACGGTACTCAGAATGTGGATTACAGAAATTCAGCTTTTACCGGAGCATTTGCTTTAGCAGCAATGGCTTCAAGCCAGGATGATGCAAATTCTTTCTTCAACTGGTGGACTGCGAATTCTGTCTCTTCAGGAAATGTAGGGTCAAGATTGGATGATGCTCCATATTTTCAGAATTCTTTAAGAACGATTTATGCTTTACTTGCTACAGGTAATATGTGGTATCCATGCGGAAATGTTCCTCCTCCTTCAAGCTGTAAAAAGCCGAACCTTGGTGCGGATATCAGCATGTGCGGTAGTTCTTTTCCGGTAACCCTTCAGTCAAAAACAAACGGTGGTGGAAATATCAGATTTACATGGAAAAAAACAAGTCCGTCTGCTGTTACATTGGTAACGAGCAGTAGTAATGCGGCGGATGCAAACTATAGTGTGACAGCAGCGAATGGTGCAGGTACTTATGTGGTCGTTCGTGACTCGGTAGATAATACAGGTAAGGTAGTCTGCACGCAAACAGATGAAATAGTTATTTCTGCAACTCTTCAGACTCCTGCCTTAGGTGCGGATAAAGTTCTTTGTAATCCTGCAAGCTACAACCTTACACCTTCTAATCTTTCTTCTTTCCCTTCCGGAACTACCTGGCAGTGGCAGAAAAATGGTGTAAACATTAATGGCGCTACCAGCAGCACATTGTCCAATGTTAATGAGGTTGGAACATATAAGCTTACTGCCAGCATCTCTGGATGTAATTCTACCTCTGATGAAATAAAATTAACCTCCAGTCTGCCTACTCCTGTAAATGGATGTAGATCTTCAGCAGGGACAGTTACGTTAAGTGTGAGTGGAGGTACAGCACCATATAGCTGGTATAGTAGTTCTTCTGGAGGCAGCGCTCTTTCTACAGGCAATACCTATACTACTCCATCAATTTCTTCGACTACCACTTATTATGTGCAGGATGCTTCCGGGGGCGGAACTAAAGGAAATGTCGGACCAGTCAATAATACAATAGGTACTGTCTGGGACGGAAATGATTATGCCTATAAGTTAAAATTTGATGCGCTTAGTGCCTTTACTTTAAATTCTGTTACTGTTTATCCAAATGCAGCAGGTACGCTCACTGTAAGGGTTCTGAAAAGCGACAAAACAACAGTAGTAGCTTCCAAATCATTTACAATCTCAGGTTCCGGCGGTTCGCAGGTCTTAGATCTTGGATTTTCAATACCTCAAGGTACTGATTATTATATGGACGGAACAGTTTCAGGCGGTGCTAAATTGCATATGAATGGAGGAGGAGCAACTTATCCCTATACGCTTTCTGGTGTTGTTTCTATAAAGGGAACAGATCCTGACTGGATTGTTGGGAATGGATGGTACCTTTATTATTATAACTGGAATGTAAGTGTAGGCAATGGATGCGCAAGACTTCCAGTTGTTGCTACAATCAATGCATCTTGTACATCAACACCTCCTGTTCAGCCGCAGATTTCAGGTCCCGATAATGTCGGGCAAGGAGAAACTGTGACTTATACTGTTACTCAGATTCAGGGGGTTACTTATAATTGGAGTGTATCTGGTGGTGCTCAAATTCTCTCGGGACAAGGAACAAATTCAGTTGTTATAAAATTTGGCAATGACGATGCCAGCATCTCTGTTGTGGCTTCAAACACAGGAGGGACTTCAGTTTCTCCTGCTAAATTAATTGATGTTCGTCCGGCAGGAATCAACGATGGTCAGGCCGGGTCTATTAAAATTTATCCAAATCCTTCTAATCATGAATTCTTAATGGATTTGTCAACGCTTCAAGGAGAAGCAATCGTTAAGGTTTATGATTTGAATTCTAATCTTCTTGTTGATCAGAAAGAGGTACTTTCCAGCTCCCAGGTAGCTTTCGGGGCTGATTATCCTGCTGGATTCTATATTATTGAATTGATTACAGATAAAGGAAACTTTAGATGTAAGCTGGTGAAGCAATAA
- a CDS encoding HisA/HisF-related TIM barrel protein: MIEIIPAISVVKLRVARVQNGNLDNIKIYDERPLDMALKFQDHGIKKIHLIDIEGARKGRIMNQEVIETIAGYTDLAIDFGGGINDDDDIRLAFEHGANAIHASTIAVNNKDLFSSWIISYGRNKIILGADVNNGKIATRGWSKSTEVDVIDLVDYFHNQGILYVKCTDINCDDSLAGPPFDLYKKILNKFPDIRLMASGGVRSVEDIDKLQDLGVYGVIFAKAYYEGLIKLKDLEKYFS, translated from the coding sequence ATGATCGAGATAATTCCGGCTATATCAGTTGTAAAGCTCAGAGTAGCAAGGGTTCAGAACGGAAACCTTGATAATATCAAGATCTATGATGAGCGACCACTTGATATGGCCTTGAAATTTCAGGATCATGGCATTAAAAAAATTCATCTGATTGATATTGAAGGCGCCAGAAAAGGACGGATCATGAATCAGGAGGTGATTGAAACTATAGCGGGCTATACGGATCTGGCAATAGATTTTGGTGGCGGAATTAATGATGATGATGACATACGACTTGCATTTGAACATGGTGCCAATGCAATTCATGCTTCTACTATAGCTGTCAACAACAAGGATTTGTTTTCTTCCTGGATTATTTCCTACGGAAGAAATAAAATTATCCTGGGAGCTGATGTCAATAATGGAAAAATAGCTACAAGGGGTTGGTCCAAAAGTACGGAAGTTGATGTCATTGACTTAGTGGATTATTTTCATAATCAGGGAATTTTATATGTAAAATGTACGGATATTAACTGCGATGACTCGCTTGCAGGTCCTCCGTTTGACCTTTATAAAAAAATTCTGAATAAATTTCCTGATATCAGACTAATGGCCAGTGGTGGAGTGAGGTCGGTAGAAGATATTGATAAACTTCAGGATCTGGGTGTTTATGGAGTGATATTCGCCAAAGCGTATTATGAAGGATTGATTAAACTAAAGGATCTTGAGAAATACTTCAGCTAA
- a CDS encoding phosphoribosylanthranilate isomerase codes for MIRLKVCGMREEENLKQLIQVGPHYIGFIFYKKSKRFVGDNDAISFIKPLNIPKVGVFVNEANSEIIRHAKALDLHMIQLHGDESPAQADELKSLGLKVIKVFSVSNQLPAEEFSKFKKAADFFLLDTKTDAYGGSGQRFDWSVLKDYDNEVPLFLSGGIGEEHLEEISDLNKKLNIHAIDVNSRFEISPALKNIDSISSFAQKLKAL; via the coding sequence ATGATCAGGCTCAAGGTATGTGGGATGAGGGAGGAAGAAAACCTTAAGCAGTTAATTCAGGTTGGGCCGCATTATATTGGGTTTATCTTTTATAAAAAATCCAAAAGGTTTGTCGGAGATAATGACGCTATTTCTTTTATTAAACCGCTTAATATTCCCAAAGTAGGGGTTTTTGTAAATGAAGCGAATAGTGAAATTATCAGGCATGCAAAAGCTTTGGATTTGCATATGATCCAGCTTCATGGAGATGAATCTCCTGCTCAGGCTGATGAGCTGAAAAGTCTTGGTCTCAAAGTTATCAAGGTGTTTTCGGTGAGCAATCAGTTGCCAGCGGAAGAGTTTAGTAAGTTTAAAAAGGCAGCAGATTTTTTTCTTCTTGATACAAAGACAGATGCCTATGGTGGCAGCGGTCAGAGATTTGACTGGTCCGTTTTAAAAGATTATGATAATGAAGTTCCGCTTTTTTTAAGCGGAGGCATAGGTGAAGAACATCTGGAAGAAATTTCAGATCTGAATAAAAAATTAAATATTCACGCCATAGATGTAAACAGCAGGTTTGAAATATCACCTGCATTAAAAAATATAGATAGTATATCATCATTTGCTCAAAAGCTAAAAGCATTATGA
- the trpD gene encoding anthranilate phosphoribosyltransferase — translation MKEIILQLLEQKSLSKDTAKQALTDITLGRVNHSQMACFMTVYMMRSITVEELEGFRDAMLELCLATDLSEYNPIDLCGTGGDGKDTFNVSTLASFVVAGAGVKVAKHGNYGVSSGVGSSNIMEHFGYKFTNEISTLRNQIEKTGICILHAPLFHPSMKNVGPIRKDLGVKTFFNMLGPMSNPAFPQNQLVGVFSLELARLYGYLYQKTGKNFTILHSLDGYDEISLTGAFKIISNKRETILRPEDIGFSRVKAEALTSGKSLESSAKIFTNVLCNEATQEQTSAVIVNAAMAIWCTRPELSLEDAIGLAKESLESGKALSAFKTLLSLN, via the coding sequence ATGAAAGAAATAATTCTTCAGCTACTGGAGCAAAAAAGTCTGAGCAAAGATACTGCGAAACAAGCTCTGACAGATATTACCTTAGGTCGCGTGAATCATAGTCAGATGGCATGTTTCATGACTGTCTATATGATGCGCAGTATTACTGTTGAAGAGCTGGAAGGTTTCAGGGACGCCATGCTCGAACTTTGTCTCGCAACTGATTTGTCGGAATATAATCCAATAGATCTCTGTGGTACTGGCGGGGATGGCAAAGATACGTTTAACGTTTCTACATTGGCTTCTTTTGTTGTTGCCGGGGCTGGTGTCAAAGTTGCTAAGCATGGAAATTACGGTGTTTCCTCAGGGGTTGGATCTTCCAATATCATGGAGCACTTTGGGTATAAGTTTACCAATGAAATAAGCACTCTGAGAAATCAGATTGAAAAGACGGGAATATGTATTCTGCATGCACCACTTTTCCACCCTTCAATGAAAAATGTTGGTCCTATCAGAAAAGATCTGGGAGTGAAAACTTTTTTCAATATGCTCGGACCAATGTCTAATCCTGCATTTCCTCAAAACCAGCTTGTAGGTGTTTTCAGTCTTGAATTGGCAAGGCTTTATGGTTATCTTTACCAGAAAACAGGTAAAAACTTTACCATACTACATTCACTGGATGGTTATGATGAAATTTCTCTTACTGGTGCTTTTAAGATCATTAGTAATAAAAGAGAGACTATTCTTCGGCCGGAAGATATTGGTTTCAGTAGGGTTAAGGCAGAAGCTTTGACATCAGGTAAGTCTCTAGAGTCTTCAGCTAAAATATTTACGAATGTATTGTGTAATGAGGCAACACAGGAACAAACCTCTGCTGTCATTGTAAATGCAGCAATGGCGATCTGGTGCACGAGGCCTGAGCTTAGCCTGGAAGATGCTATCGGTCTTGCCAAAGAGTCACTTGAATCCGGTAAAGCTTTGAGCGCCTTTAAAACATTACTATCTCTGAATTAA
- a CDS encoding FeoA family protein — MGDPKKSIADLKIGEKGIVCCFKDEEMSLKLLEMGCLPGSMVELSNKAPLGDPICIKVSGYNLSLRLEEAATVMLR, encoded by the coding sequence ATGGGTGACCCCAAAAAAAGCATTGCAGATCTTAAAATCGGAGAAAAGGGAATCGTCTGTTGTTTCAAGGATGAAGAAATGTCTCTGAAACTGCTTGAAATGGGATGTCTGCCTGGTTCTATGGTGGAGTTAAGCAATAAAGCTCCATTAGGCGATCCTATTTGTATTAAAGTTTCCGGATATAATCTTTCTTTACGATTAGAAGAAGCAGCTACAGTAATGCTGCGATAG
- the trpB gene encoding tryptophan synthase subunit beta — protein sequence MNFTVDKNGFYGSFGGAYIPEMLFPNVEELKEKYLNIMHEESFIEEYNNLLKDYVGRPTPLYFAKRLSEHFKANIYLKREDLCHTGAHKINNTLGQILLAKRLGKRRIIAETGAGQHGVATATVCALLGFDCIVYMGEIDMERQKPNVERMKMLGAKVVPATSGSKTLKDATNEAIRDWINNPADTHYIIGSVVGPHPYPDMVARFQAIISKEIRAQLKEKTGSENPDYVIACVGGGSNAAGAFYHYLNEAKVKLVAVEAAGMGIDSGYSAATTFLGKPGVLHGSKTLLMQTEDGQIVEAHSISAGLDYPGIGPIHSHLFETGRAEFLAITDKEAFKSAVLLSKLEGIIPALESSHAIASLAKLNLKPSDTVVVNLSGRGDKDLMTYITRKEEFLKD from the coding sequence ATGAACTTTACAGTAGACAAAAACGGGTTTTATGGAAGCTTCGGAGGTGCATACATTCCGGAAATGCTTTTCCCTAATGTGGAAGAACTAAAGGAAAAGTATCTCAATATTATGCATGAGGAATCCTTTATCGAAGAGTATAACAACCTTTTAAAGGACTATGTAGGAAGACCTACTCCTTTGTATTTTGCTAAAAGACTTTCAGAGCACTTTAAAGCAAATATTTATCTTAAGAGAGAAGATCTTTGTCATACAGGTGCGCATAAAATTAACAATACCCTTGGCCAGATTCTTCTTGCCAAAAGACTAGGTAAAAGAAGGATTATTGCTGAAACTGGCGCAGGCCAGCATGGTGTTGCAACAGCTACTGTGTGTGCCTTGCTTGGTTTTGACTGCATAGTGTACATGGGGGAAATTGACATGGAACGTCAGAAGCCCAATGTTGAACGTATGAAAATGCTTGGTGCTAAGGTTGTGCCAGCTACCTCTGGCAGCAAAACTTTAAAGGATGCAACGAATGAAGCTATCAGAGACTGGATCAATAACCCTGCCGATACACATTATATAATAGGCTCAGTAGTTGGTCCACACCCTTATCCTGATATGGTTGCAAGATTCCAGGCCATCATAAGTAAAGAAATTCGTGCACAGCTTAAAGAAAAGACAGGTTCGGAAAATCCTGACTATGTAATAGCCTGTGTCGGCGGTGGAAGCAATGCTGCAGGAGCATTTTATCATTATCTGAACGAAGCGAAAGTAAAACTTGTAGCTGTAGAGGCTGCTGGAATGGGCATTGATTCTGGCTATTCGGCTGCTACGACTTTTCTTGGAAAGCCAGGCGTGTTGCATGGAAGCAAGACTTTATTGATGCAGACGGAGGATGGTCAGATTGTTGAAGCACACTCTATTTCTGCAGGCCTTGATTATCCGGGAATCGGCCCAATTCACAGCCATCTGTTCGAAACTGGAAGAGCAGAATTTTTAGCAATTACAGACAAAGAAGCATTTAAAAGCGCTGTTTTATTGAGCAAGCTTGAAGGAATCATCCCCGCTCTTGAATCTTCGCATGCGATAGCATCTTTGGCAAAATTAAATCTTAAACCTTCAGATACCGTTGTAGTGAACCTTTCAGGAAGAGGAGACAAAGATCTGATGACATATATAACCAGAAAAGAAGAATTTTTAAAAGACTAA